The following proteins come from a genomic window of Syntrophorhabdales bacterium:
- a CDS encoding TRAP transporter small permease subunit yields MSPFRSVTSSLSRFMNYAGGIVLVFMMLLVVSDVILRIFWKPILGTYEMVSLAGALVIGFAIPKTSLDDAHVYVDFVVTGRSAAVRKAFLAVTKFLGFVLFLLLAINMFRKAGELYSAQEVTLTLHIPLYPVAYALAFCSIVEAIVLLLQIYAGAGKEGGNE; encoded by the coding sequence ATGAGTCCCTTCAGGTCGGTGACGTCGAGCTTGAGCAGGTTCATGAATTACGCGGGCGGCATCGTGCTCGTATTCATGATGCTTCTTGTCGTCTCCGATGTGATCTTGCGCATTTTCTGGAAACCCATCCTGGGAACCTACGAGATGGTCTCCCTCGCCGGCGCCCTTGTCATTGGCTTCGCCATACCGAAAACGTCCCTTGACGATGCGCACGTATATGTTGATTTTGTCGTGACCGGGCGCTCTGCCGCAGTGCGGAAGGCCTTTCTCGCCGTCACCAAGTTCCTCGGGTTCGTGCTTTTTCTTCTGCTGGCCATCAACATGTTCCGTAAAGCGGGCGAGCTTTACAGCGCTCAGGAAGTCACCTTAACCCTCCACATTCCCTTGTACCCGGTTGCCTATGCCCTCGCGTTTTGCAGCATCGTCGAAGCCATAGTGCTGCTACTACAGATATATGCCGGAGCCGGCAAAGAGGGCGGCAATGAGTGA